DNA from Phosphitispora fastidiosa:
TTCCGGAAGGATGAGTCTGACGTCAGCCGGCCCACGAGCTGAGCGAGTGGCAAGCCGGCTGAGTTGTAGCCATCCTGAAGGAATTTATCTGCTACCACCCATCAGCGCGACCCGGGCTTCAGACTTGCGACGGCGCCTCACCTGACAGGTGTGAGTACATCATTCCGGTAGAGCCGGCAACTATATGCCAATTAGCATACGGGCCAGGTTCATGGCATCTACTACTTTTCGCTTATGCAATCCGTAGATACTTATGTTCCGTCAGAGATAATTTCCGAAATCCTGATATCCGCACAGACAGCTGTAATTTCTGGAGGAGGTTCTTTTCCTCCTTCCACAAACGGGACACGTTTGTGTTGTATAGGCTTCATCTACTTTTTGCAGGCTTATCCCTTCGGCTGCCAGTACTCCTGCTACGTCTCCCACCACGACTTCCCTGACTTGATTCTCCAAGCACCAGTTGACAAATTCGCGGGTAGTTTTATGGAGGATATCAGTCAACTGGGCATTACTCTTTCCTAAGATGTAGTTAAAAGCCCGGCGATATTTTTCCCACTGACGGGAGCCCTTTTCGCATTTAGCCAGCTTCTTAATCCGCACCATGATTGGCTTTTGGCGTTTTCCGCCAAAAAGACCAAGGCTTAAAGAGGTGGGAGCCTTCTCGCCGCACAGGATAAAAAGCCTTTGTTAAATACAGAATATTAGTAAAGCTGATTTTTCCCGGAGGGATGTGACTATATTGCCTGTGGCCAATAAAATTGACCTGATAGTAAAGGTGGTGGACGATCTAACCGGTGATATTGCCAGGCGGCTTGTTGAAATAGAAGATAAGGCTTTCGGAGAAGGCGGGCTCCATAATGAGTGGCTGATGGTCCCCATGATTAGGTATGGCAGGGTTTTCACAGCTGAATTGGAGGGACAGCTGGTAGGCAGCGCACAATTTATGAGAGCCTGGATAGGGCACGACACTGTATATTTTTATGGGGTTTCTATGCTACCCCAATACAGGGGACAGGGATTGGGAACAGCATTTCTCAAGGATATTCTAAGCTATCTTAAAAAAGATGGGGTCAGAAAAGTCATTTTAAGTGTCAGCCCACAAAACAAAAGGGCGGTTCACCTTTACCGGGAACGATTCGGGTTTAGGACGGTAAACTCTATTGCCGGGGAATACGGCCCCGGCGAGGACCGGCTGATTATGGAGTGTATTTTATGACGGAAAACCCCGGACTGTTGATTGATTTACAAAAAATCAAGGAAAATACCAGGGTAATTGTCGAAAAGTGCGCCTCTTACAATATTAACGTAGTCGCAGTTACCAAAGCAGTATGTGGTGACCCGAGGGTGGGCAGGGCAATGCTTGAAGGCGGCGCCGCTGCTTTGGCCGATGCCAGAATTAAAAATATTAAACGGCTGCGTCAGGCAGGGGTCACAGAACCCGTGATGCTGCTCAGAAGTCCGATGATGTCGGAAATAAAAGATGTTGTCAAATACAGCAGCATGAGTTTGAATTCCGAGCCCGACGTTCTTGCCAGACTGTCTGAATGTGCTTTAGACTACGGAACCCGGCATGATGTAATTATCATGATTGATGTGGGAGAAATACGCGAAGGGATTCTCCCGGCAGATATATTTCAGGCTGCGGAAGAGATAAAGACTTTGAAAGGAATCAGGGTTATCGGGGCAGGGACTAATCTGGCCTGTTACAGCGGAGTAAGGCCGACCACGAAAAATATGAACCTGCTATTGGAGACCGGGCGTGAGCTGGAGAGCATTCTGGGCTATAAGCTGAAGATTATTTCCGGAGGCAACAGCAGTGGGCTGGAGATGGTAGATAGTGGTTCAGTGCCTCGGGGAATAAACCAGTTTCGCATCGGTGAGAGTATTCTGCTGGGCAGATATTTATCAAATGGTGAACCCATCGGGGGAACCAACCGGGATGCCTTTACCCTGAAGGCTGAACTGATAGAAATGAAGGAAAAGCCATCTCTTCCAATGGGTGAAGTCGGGAAAAATGTTTTTGGCGATTATGCCGAAGAAAATGAACTTCAGATGCACTATCGGGGCATAGCTGCCCTGGGGAGGCAGGATGTGCCGCCAGATTCGATTTTGCCTCTGTGTCCGCAGAAAAAAATCCATATAGATGTAATTGGAGCAACCAGTGACCATACTGTTCTGGATTTCGGCGAGGATACCAGGACTTTTGCTGTTGGCAGCGAGGTCAGGTTTAACCTGGATTATCCTGGACTGCTTGCAGCTATGACTTCACCGTATATAAACAAAGAATATATTGAATGAGATTTTGAGAATCAAGTGAAAAAATTAATTAAAGGGGAAGAAAAAGTCATGACTGTTGAAATTATCGGGGCACCTGTGGACCTGGGAGCCAACAGGAGAGGAACGGATATGGGGCCCAGCGCTGTCCGGTATGCGGGACTCAGCAGGGCGCTGCAGGAAATGGGTCTTGAGGTTATTGATAAAGGCAACATTGATGTTCCTGTACCTGAAAGTATTAAGATTGCTAACCCGGAACTTATGTTTATTGATGAAATAGCGAAGGTTTGTGAAAAATTGGCTGAAGCGGTAGGGAGAGTGATCGGCAGAGGTAATTTTCCGCTTGTACTGGGAGGAGATCACAGTATTGCTATGGGGACACTTGGAGGGGTCAGCAAAGAGTTAAAGGATCCGGGCTTAATATGGTTTGATGCCCATGGTGATTTCAATACCCTGTCAACCAGTGAAACCGGCAATATTCACGGGATGTCTCTGGCGGCAGTTACAGGACACGGCAATCCCAAGCTTGTTAACATCGGCGGTATTTCGCCAAAGATAAGAGAAGAAAAAACAATATTAATTGGAATCAGAGACCTTGATATTGAGGAAAAGCAACAGCTCAGGGAGTCTAAAATCACGGTTTTCAGCATGAAGAAAGTAGACGAAATGGGAATGGCAGAGGTAGTTAAGGAAGCGCTGCTTATAGCGGGACGCGGCGGTGACGGTATTCATGTCAGCTTTGACCTTGATGTGGTGGAACCGGCAGTAGCGTCAGGAGTCGGCACACCGGTTACAGGGGGCCTTAATTACCGGGAGGCACACCTGGCCCTGGAGCTTATTGCTGAGACCAAAATGCTCCGGTCACTGGAAGTGTGTGAGGTAAATCCCATTATGGACAGTGGAGGGAACAGGACTGCCAGATTGGCGGTTGAACTGGTGACATCTGCATTGGGTAAGCGGATTTTCTATTGAAAGGAAAAAATATATGAAAAAAACTTAATAATAAAAAATAAATGGAAAAAATAAAAGAAAAAAAAGGGAACTAACAAAGAAACGCGAAATATAGAAAACAATGTCGAAAGGAAGGGGGTTTCGGTTATAAAACAATAAATGCTTTTGGTTTAATAAATGAATGAGTACCTTCAGAGTACCTATAGGGGGAGTAGGGGAATGAAATTAAAACTAGTACAGAAAATTACCTCGGGATATGTTTTAATTGTTCTTTTCCTGGCAGTTGTAGGTTTTTTTGGCATCAGAGGCATGAACACTATCGAAGGACAGTACATCGAAGTTGACCGGCACAGGTCACTGGGTACTCATATTTGGGAGCTGTCTAATAATTATAACGGGCAGTTTGCCCATGCATTCCTGTACCTGGTCAATAAAGAAAAGGCGGCAAAAGATGAGTTTTATGTACTTGAAGAAGAAATTGAGGAGATTATACAGCTGCTAGACAGTACAGACTTAGATGAAGATGAGAGACAGGTTGTTTCTGAAATAAAGGCGCTTGATGAGGAATTTTGTAGTACCATTATCGAAGTATTTCAATTGGTTGACAGCGGAAACAATGATGGCGCTTATGCAAATATGAAAAAAGTTGAAAGTGCAATAGAACAGATAGATAACAAAATACATGAATGGGACAATATTAACGATCAGGAAGTGGCCGAACATGTGAAGGCGGCTGAAGAGGGCAGCCATTCGGCAATGTTGGTCAATTACATAATCATAGCGGCTGCCGCAGTTCTGGGTTTAACAATCGGAATTGTCCTGAGCAGGGGGATTTCCAGACCTGTCGCGGGCCTTACGGCTGCTGCTTCCCAGATTGCCGACGGTGATTTGAGTATAGACCTGCCACGTGTTAAGACTGGGGATGAAATTGAAACACTGGCCGGCGCTTTTAAAACAATGGTGGGCAATCTAAGGGACGTAATATCAAAAACGACCGAGTCCGCTCAAAATGTTGCCGCTACGAGTGAAGAGCTCTCGGTAAATTCCGGTGAGGCTTCAAAAGTGACACAGCAGGTGGCCGGTGCGATTCAGGAGGTTGCCAGAGGAGCTTCTGAGCAGACAGGCTTTGTGTCTGATTCAATGGGTATAATAAGCCAGGTGAGCCAGGCCATTGAGCAGATAGCTTCAGGGGCTCAGGACCAGACAAACCACATCACCACAACTGCAGAAATGGTGGCTCAAATGGTCGGGTCCATCCATGAGGTTTCTTCCAGCGCTCAGAGAGTAACCGAGTCTGCGGCGAAAACGAAACAGGCTGCCGATAAGGGTGAGAATGCTGTAGAATTTACAATTCAGGGCATGGATGGGATTAAGCACAAGGTTTTTGACTCTGCCAATAAGATAAAGGAACTGGGGGAACACTCACAGCATATAGGAGAAATAATCCAGGTTATTGATGAAATTGCTGAACAGACCAACCTTCTTGCTTTGAATGCGGCTATTGAAGCAGCCCGGGCCGGAGAACACGGCAAGGGGTTTGCGGTGGTGGCAGATGAGGTAAGGAAGCTAGCGGAACGGAGTGGTAAGGCGACCAAAGAAATAGCCGAACTTATCACAAATATCCAGCGACTGACAGAAGCTGCAGTGATATCGATGGAAGAGGGTACCGGGGAAGTTGAAAAAGGAACCGGGCTGGCTCTTGATGCCGGTAATGCCCTCAAAGAGATATTGATAACCGTTGCTGATACCTATACACAGGTGCAAAATATCTCCGCAGCTGCACAACAGATTTCGGGAAACAGTCAGGAGGTTGTCAGAGCTATAGATAATGTCAGCGCCATTACTGAGGAAAACACTGCTGCCACACAGCAACTGACGGCATCCAGTGCAGAGGTTAACAGGTCTATGGCAGGAGTCGCCTCAATTACCGAAGAAACATCGGCTGCAGCTGAAGAGGTTTCCGCTTCCACAGAGCAGTTGACGGCTTCAATCGAAGAGATTTCAGCAGCGTCAGATAACCTTGCCGGAATGGCTGAGGAACTCCGGGAAGTAGTAGCCAGGTTCAGACTGTAAAGACCTTGTGACCTGGTTTGGCCCTGCGGAAAATCAAGTGGTTATTTATCGCCTGGTTTACGGCTTCAAGGCTGTCCTTGTACTTCATATATACACTAAAACAGCGGTCGACATATTCCTCAAAGGGTTTCAGGGAACTTGCCAGGGCGCAGTAAGTATCCATTCCCCGCTCAGTAAGTTTGAGGGGTTCCTTGGCAAGCATTTTCCCTATCAGCAGTTCTTCAATAATTGACTGGAGAGTAGGACTGTAAGCCCCTTTTTTGCCCCGGACAAAGTCATAGAACCCGATATTATGGTGTTCCAGGGATTCGGCAGAGGCCAGGAAAAGAAAATTATGCAGCACTCTCAGGGAATGTATTTCAAATTGAGTTATCAGGCGCATGGCCAGGATGTGCTGGGCTGTAAAACTAAACATATTGGTATTCTCCTTTATGCTTTAATTCTATAATAACCGGGCCCATGTTGAAAGTATTAAATAAAAATAGATTGACAATAAGACCAAAAGTTGTTACGATAGTTTCAGTTATATTATTAACAATTGTATACAAAGTACTCTTATCCAGAGAGGTGGAGGGACTGGCCCAATGAAACCCGGCAACCATTTCACATTATTGTGAGAAAGGTGCCAATTCCTGCAGAAGAGTTTTCTTCTGGCAGATAAGAGGGGGATATATGCTTTTTTGTGTAAAAACCTCTCCTATGCCGGAAGAGGTTTTTTTATTTTGCTGCCGGCAGAAATGCCAGGCATAAGTGGGGAGGATGTACACGTGGGTGTGAAGAAAACCTATGCGGAGATTAACGAAAAAATCAAATCAGGAAAAGTTGTTGTGGTAACGGCAGAGGAAATTATCGGCATGGTTGCCGAAAAAGGGGTGGAAGCCGTTGCCAGGGAAGTTGATGTTGTGACAACGGGTACTTTTGGACCGATGTGCTCATCAGGAGCGTTTTTTAACTTCGGACACTCCAAACCCAGGATTAAAATGCACCGGGTCTGGATGAACGGTATTCCGGCTTATACCGGTGTTGCCGCAGTTGATGCCTACCTGGGCGTGAACGAGCTGCCGGACCATGACCCCCTTAATTCGAATCATCCCGGTGATTTCAGATATGGCGGGGGGCATGTAATTGAAGACCTGCTGGCAGGAAAAGCAATCAAATTTGAAGCAACCGGATATGGTACGGATTGTTATCCGCGCCGCAAGATAGAGACATATTTAACACTTGATGATATTAACGAAGCTTTTCTGTTTAACCCGCGCAATGCCTATCAGAATTATAACATTGCTATAAATGTTTCTGAGAAAACAATTTACACCTATATGGGTACTCTTAAACCACGGATGGGTAATGCCCATTATTGCAGTGCCGGCCAGTTGAGCCCGCTGCTTAATGACCCGTATTATAAGACAATTGGTATTGGAACCAGGATATTTCTGGGCGGCGGTATTGGGTATGTGTCCTGGAATGGCACTCAGCACAGCCCGTGTGGAGCCAGGGGTGAAAACGGGGTTCCCATGGGAGGTTCGGGAACAATGGCTGTTGTGGGTGACCTGAAGCAGATGAAGCCTGAATGGCTGAGAGGCACCAGCTTCAGGGGCTATGGTTCCACCATGACGGTGGGTATAGGAATCCCGATCCCGATACTTAATGAAGAAATGGTAAGGTATGTTTCTGTTAAAGATGAGGACATATATGCTCCTGTAGTTGACTATAGTTATGACTATCCCAACTGTACAGGCAAAACCCTGGCTTCTGTATCTTATGCCCAGTTAAAATCAGGAGTTATTGAGGTGAACGGCAAAGAGGTGACCACAGCCCCTCTGTCAAGTTATGTGAAGGCTAAGGAAATTGCTGAAACATTGAAACAATGGATTGTCAAAGGGGACTTTTTGTTGGGCGAACCCGTTCAGACACTGCCTTCAGCAGATTCGGGAATTACGGGTAAAAGCCTTATAGAAAAGTCTGCCCCCTAAATTTGAATCTGAAAGGAGTAATAATATGTCTCCAAAGAAAATTGTTCTCAAATTTCCTTCAGGAATAGTGGAAAAACCTCTGATATATCACCTGGTCAAGGATTATGACCTGATGGTAAATATTCTTAAAGCAAACGTAAATCCCAGCAAAGAGGGTTCTATGGTCATGGAACTGAGCGGGGATTCACCCAACTATGACAAGGGGCTGGATTTCCTGCGCCGTCAGGGGGTTATTGTAGATCACCTCAGTGAGGGTATTGTCAGGAATATCGACAAGTGCACTCACTGCGGGGCCTGTACCAGTATCTGCCCTTCGGGAGCCCTGTATATTTCCCGGCCTTCCATGGAAGTAATATTTGATGACGAAAAGTGTGTTATCTGCGGGGTTTGCTTAAAAACCTGCCCGGTTAAAGCCCTGGAGCCAAGTGTAAATGGCAGTAACGGAAAACAGTAAACAGGAGCCAAACATATGTATGTGAACAGGGACTACAGGAATACTCTGACAAATCAGGATCTGAAAAGCTTCCGGGTTACGGTAAAGGAGACTGACCTGTATATCAGTGTAGATGAGCCAAGTTATGGTTCCCAATTGGAAAAGAAGACAGAAAACCTGGTTCTGGCATTACGATATGACCTGGAAGAATATATAGCTGCAGACCCGGTGTTTAAAACAACTCTCAGGCCCCATGCGCTTGCGCCGGGGGCCCCTTTGCTTGCCAGGGCCATGGCGGATGCAGCCCGGGTGGCGGGTGTCGGGCCGATGTCTGCCGTAGCCGGCGCCTTTGCTGAGGCTGTGGGCAGGGAACTGCTCAAAACCTGCAGTGAGGTAATCGTGGAAAACGGCGGCGATATTTTCATGGCAGCTGCCCGAAAAAGGCTGGTGGCCGTTTTTGCCGGAAAATCTCCTTTTACCGGTCGTCTTGCCATTGAAATATCACCTGAGAAGACTCCCTTGGGAATCTGTACTTCATCCGGGACAGTGGGGCCATCTCTAAGCATGGGCGCTGCAGATGCGGTTATTGTTATTTCAGCATCAGCCCCTCTGGCAGATGCTGCTGCTTCAGCGGCCGGGAATGCAGTCAAAGATAAAAAGGAAGTCAAAAAGGGTGTTGAAGCTGCCCGCAAAATCCCCGGAGTCCTGGGAGCCGTGGCCATCAAGGATGACAAAATGGCGGCCTGGGGTGATGTTGATATTGTACCTCTCAATTCCCCCGGGCAGAATCCCGGGTGATTGTTGACACATCTGATTGACGGTGCTAAAATTATAACGTTATATTCGAGGGGAGGTATTTGATTATGTCAGGCCATTCCAAATGGGCTAATATAAAACATAGAAAGGGCAGGCAGGATGCCAAAAAGGCCAAGATATATACCAAAATTGGCAAGGAAATTGTTATCGCAGTCAAGCAGGGCGGCAGTGACCCTGATGTCAATGCCCGCCTGAAGATGGCTATCCAGAAGGCCAGGGCCAACAATATGCCGATGGATAATATTACCAGAAATATTCAGAAGGCTTCCGGAGAATTGGAAGGCGTCAATTACGAGGAATTTCCCTATGAAGGCTATGGTCCCGGCGGCGCTGCTGTTATGCTCGACATAATGACAGACAACCGGAACAGGACAGCCGGCGAGGTCAGGCATCTGTTTTCCAAGTATGGCGGTAACCTGGGCGAATCGGGATGTGTAGCCTGGATGTTTGACAAAAAGGGACTCATTATGATTGATAAAGAGGATTTGAAAGCTGACCCGGATGATGTAATGATGACAGCTCTGGAGGCAGGAGCGGAGGACATGAAAGATGAAGGTGACAGTATTGAGGTCACCTGTGCACCGGAAGAATTCGAGGCCGTTGAGACTGCTTTGCGTGAGGCCGGTTTTCCTGTCACTGTGGCGGAAATAACCATGGTCCCGCAGACCACAGTGGCTCTTGAGGGCAGTGAGGCCGAAAAGATGCTGAAGCTTATGGATGCCCTTGAGGACCATGACGATGTGCAGAATGTGTATTCCAATTTTGATATTGATGATGAAATGATGGAATAACCATAAAAATTTAATATGCATGTATAAACCCTCCTTAAAATGGAAATAACTAGTAATTAATTAGACCCATTGAAAGGAGGGTTAACTATGTTTCGCAGAAAAAAAGAAAGCAAACTCATGTATGTTGGTATTGCCATAATTTTTTTGGCGTGTTTTGCTTCAGCATATGGCATTTACAGTAAAAACGGGACAATGTACCGACCGGGAACCACCGCTTCCGGAAACACCAAAGAAGTCAGGCCGGCAATAGGAAAAGACACCCTGATTTTTGAAGAGATCAGATATACCTGTGGGGACAGGGCCACTACCAGAATTCCGACAACTTCGGACCTGATAGGAATGGAGTTTGCCGCACTGGTTAGTGAATATCCGTCTGAAGAGGGATGGAGTATTGATGACACCAAGGAAAACACCCTCATCCTGGCCCGTAATGAAAACAGGGTTTGTCTTTACCACAGGGACTACCGGCATCTGGGCATCAGTGACGGATTTCTGGCGGTATATGAAGGGCCGCTGGGCTGTAATCACAAAGTCCTGCTGAGGGAAAATATCGGGGTGGAGAACCTGCCCCCGGAGCTGCAGAATGAACTGGTAATGGCTACTGCTTATGAAAACCAGACCCAGGATACCCAAGGATTACTAAAGTCATTATATGAATTTGAAACCGAAGAAAAGCTTAATTCGGCTCTGGAGAATTTCGACGAATTTAAACAATAGAGCTGACTGCCGGGCGGTTAATGGTTGAAAAATGACCATTAACCGTTTTTAGTTTACATATTTTAGAATGAGGGGCCCAGGCAGGATAAGTTCAGGTGAATGTCGAAATGTTTCGGAATGGAAAGGGGCTGAAGTATCAATGCTGGTTCTGGGAATAGACCCCGGTTCTGCAATTACAGGTTACGGAATCGTGAAACAGACCGGAAACAGGCTGGAGGCCGTGGATTACGGTTGTATCCGGACTTCTCCCGACCTGTCGCTGGAATTAAGGCTGCAAAAGATATATAAAGGGATAAAAGAGCTTATAGATACATACAGCCCGGAACATTTTGCGATAGAGGAGCTTTTTTTCAATAAAAATGTCCGCACTGCCCTGACGGTGGGTCACGCCAGGGGTGTGATCATGCTTGCGGGAGCGGACGGCGGCCTTCCGGCTCATGAATATACGCCTTTGCAGGTGAAACAGGCGGTGGTAGGTTTCGGCCGGGCAGAGAAAATTCAGGTTCAGCATATGGTGAAAACCATTTTGAACCTGCCGGACATTCCCAGGCCTGATGATGTCGCTGATGCTTTGGCTGTGGCCATTTGTCACACCCATTACTATAAAATGGCTAAAATTATCGGAGGTAATAAATGATATCATTCTTAAGAGGAAGAGCGGTAAATACCGGAACAGACCATGTGGTCATTGATGTCGGCGGAATCGGGTACAAGGTCTTTGTCCCCACCACAGTTATCGGTAAGGCAGCTGACCCGCAGCAGGATATAACCCTGCATACATACCTCCATGTCAGGGAAGACGCGATGCAGTTATTCGGATTTATGGCAGAAAGTGACCGCGGTATATTTGAACTGCTTCTTCAGGTGTCCGGGATCGGGCCTAAGGTGGCTTTGGCGGTTTTATCGGCGACCACTGTGCCTGCATTGGTCCAGGCCGTTATCAATGAGCAGGTCAATGTGCTGACACAGATTCCGGGTGTGGGCAAAAAAATGGCGCAGCGGGTGATTGTCGAACTAAAGGATAAGTTCGCTAAAATAGACATTGGCGGTGAGAGCGGGCTAACAGAATTTGTTCCGGGCCCGGAGGATAATGCGGGAGATGCCCTGCAGGCCCTGGCCGCACTTGGGTATAACCCTGCTGAGGCTAAAAAGGCGTTGGCTAAAGTGGTGGCCGGCAATAAGGATCTGGCTCTGGAAGAAACCGTCAGGCTGGCTCTTAAGGAATTGGGGCGGTGAGACAGGAGTTAGGAGACAGGAGGCAGGAGTCAGGAGGCAGGGAAGCCAATTTTGTTGTGGAGGTTTAGATGGAGGAAGAACGTATTGTTTCATCAGGTGTCAAGGAAGAGGATATGGAAATAGAATATAGCCTGAGACCGCGCAGGTTATCAGAGTACATTGGACAGTCCAAAATAAAGGAGAACCTTTCTGTTTTTATAGAAGCTGCCCAGGGGCGGGGAGATTCCCTGGACCATGTGCTCCTGTTTGGACCGCCCGGTCTTGGCAAAACAACACTTGCCCATATTATTGCCAATGAGATGGGTGTCAGTGTCAGGATAACCTCAGGCCCGGCGATAGAGCGGCCCGGAGACCTGGCCGCCATACTTACCAACCTCTCCAATGGGGATGTGTTGTTTATTGATGAGATACACCGTTTAAACCGCAGTGTGGAAGAAGTGCTTTATCCGGCTATGGAAGATTATGCTTTGGATATAATAATAGGCAAGGGGCCCAGCGCCAGGTCCCTCAGGATAGATCTGCCCAGCTTTACCCTGATTGGGGCCACTACCCGGGCCGGTCTGTTGACATCGCCGTTAAGGGACCGTTTTGGTGTCATCAGCCGGTTGGAATTTTATGACACCACTGAACTGACTGAAATAGTGGTTAGAGCAGCCAGGATTCTTGGAGTGGAAATTGACAGTGAGGGGGCCGTGGAAGTTGCCACACGTTCCCGGGGGACCCCCAGGGTGGCCAACCGGCTGTTGAAGCGGGTCCGTGATTATGCCCAGGTCCGGGCAGATGGCCGGATTACCCTTGAGGTGGCCCGGCAGGCCCTGACCATGCTGGAGGTTGACCGGCTCGGGCTTGACAACACCGACCGCAGGCTCCTGTCGACAATGATCTGCAAATTCGGCGGCGGGCCGGTGGGGCTGGATACCCTCAGTGCGGCAACAGGAGAAGAGTCAGACACAATTGAGGATGTTTATGAACCTTACCTTTTGCAGCTTGGTTTTATTAACCGTACACCCAGGGGCAGAGTGGTTACTGTTGCGGCTTATGAGCATATGGGGATAGCCCCCGGTGACAAACCGGATCAGCAAAACCTGTGGAAATAGACAAAGGAGTTGGCTTATGGGAGAGTTTGGTTCCTTAGGGAAAATGATTATGTTGTTTGGCGTCATCCTGCTGGCGCTGGGGTTTTTAATTGCGTTTGGAGGCAAGATATTGCCTATTGGCAGGCTGCCGGGCGATATCTTTGTACGGAAAGGTAACTTTACCTTTTATTTTCCTTTGGTTACCAGTATAATCTTAAGCATAGTACTAACGATTTTGTTGAATATTTTGTTCAGAAAATAAATTTTTGACCCTTAGAAAACAATAACTGTTTTCGAACAATATTATTAATGGAGGAGGTGTAAACCGCCATGGGGTTTCTCTTCCAGAAAAGAACTTCACAAGGGGAAGCTGAAGACTGCGGAACGCTGGTCCTGGAGGTACA
Protein-coding regions in this window:
- the ruvB gene encoding Holliday junction branch migration DNA helicase RuvB, encoding MEEERIVSSGVKEEDMEIEYSLRPRRLSEYIGQSKIKENLSVFIEAAQGRGDSLDHVLLFGPPGLGKTTLAHIIANEMGVSVRITSGPAIERPGDLAAILTNLSNGDVLFIDEIHRLNRSVEEVLYPAMEDYALDIIIGKGPSARSLRIDLPSFTLIGATTRAGLLTSPLRDRFGVISRLEFYDTTELTEIVVRAARILGVEIDSEGAVEVATRSRGTPRVANRLLKRVRDYAQVRADGRITLEVARQALTMLEVDRLGLDNTDRRLLSTMICKFGGGPVGLDTLSAATGEESDTIEDVYEPYLLQLGFINRTPRGRVVTVAAYEHMGIAPGDKPDQQNLWK
- a CDS encoding DUF2905 domain-containing protein; protein product: MGEFGSLGKMIMLFGVILLALGFLIAFGGKILPIGRLPGDIFVRKGNFTFYFPLVTSIILSIVLTILLNILFRK